The Pyrenophora tritici-repentis strain M4 chromosome 9, whole genome shotgun sequence sequence TTTACTGGGCCCGGGATTTTACGGTATTGATTGGGTGATTGGGCCTGCTGGGAGAGACTTCAGCTTGAAGTCATGGGGGGCAGTGTTCGACAACTTATGGATCAGGCTCCACGTCTGCATGGCAAGGTAGCTTATTTCGATGTAGCCTCGCTGCGTACAATGCATATATATGAGTGTCGGGCcgctttcttcttctttttggGTGTAGTTTTCGTACGGCTTTTCCTTCTCACTTCACTGGGCTGAGCTAAGTGCCTTACAATTACTTTGGATACTATACGTTCTATACCTTGTACGACAGGCATTAGTTTGTCTGAAAGACACTTGGTTTACTCAGTACTATTTCTTCGGCTTTTCCAGCTTTTCTTCTCTACACAACCAGTCTGCAAACATGGCTGAGCTAGCTATTGGGAGTATATCGTTCTTCTTCCAAGTGTTCGCGGGATGCATACAAGGTGCGTGTACTTGATTAGATATCATCCAAGCACAAGCTGACAGTCTCGAAAAAGGCTACGAACTTATTGCTGATGCCTGTCATCTGCAAAAGGACTGCCAGGCTCTTCTCGTCAACTTCAAAATCGAGCAACAACGACTACTCAACTGGGCGAGAACCGTGGGGTTAGACTACCGCGACGATAATCTAGTCTTGAACCACATGTCCAGGGGATTGATGATCAACAttgtcaagcgtcaaggttggggagaatctTGTAGTATTGGGACTATGGGAGTGAGAGACTATATACGAATGCCAAGGCGCTAGCCGCAGGGACCAGGTAATCACGTGGGTTCACCTCACCACTGACAAACATCATGGAGCAGCAGCAGAAGCTTCTTTTCTCATTTGGTCGGATGAACAAAAAGTACGAGAAGCTCTCAGATCCCCTTCTGGTGGAGGAGGCTCAGGAGTTTGTCCTGCGAAACTCTGATATGCTCATTGAAAATGGGACGAATGGTTCCCAGGATAAGGATGGTAAGTTTGTGAGATTTCCACCACCGGAGGAGCTTGTCAGGATGTCCGTCCAATTTGTGCAGAAGTTCAGAGAAGTGCCAAAAAGACTCAAATGGGCCACATTCGACCAGAAAAAGATGGAATTTCTGGTCTCCAAACTGGCTAATTTGAACGACAAAATGCACGAGGCTCTCGACAAGGCGCAAACAGACCGTCTGATCGAAATGCAGCAACGTGCAAACGATCAGTTAGTCCTGTTGAACAGGAAAATGTCGCTCATGGTGCAGATCTACCAGTCCCAGCAAACAGCAGGACAGACTGATTTACGAAGGATATACACTCTGACAGACATGGAAGACTCCGAGTACAACGGTCTAGCAGACAGTGGCGCCATCACTGCCCACGGTGCAGCACACCAACCCCTTGCAGCCCTGGCTCAACAAAACTTCATCCACCTTGCTATAGAAGACTCTCAAATAGATCTCACGGCAAGCTACGCCCAAAAGATCAATATGCCCGATCTACCCAAAGATATCCACGACACCCAGCTTTCCTTCGATGATATCCACCCCAAGCACGGCGACGAGTTCCCTGAGGACATTGAAGAAGGCTCCCGCACCGAAGCCTTCTACCACAAAACCCCTGTTTGGATCGAATGGAAAACCGTTGAAACATTCGGGCCCCGACGAGATCACTCCACCATGGAAGCCAAAATCCACGCTCGCGTCAAGAAACTCGCCGCTCTTCTCAGCAAAAATAACCGCACCGTACGCTTCCGCGCCCCTTTTTGCCGCGGCTACTTCATCGACACGGACGAAAGCCGGTTCGGCCTCGTCTTCGAGAAACCCGCGTCAATCTCGCCAACCACAGAACCTACATCTCTACATACACTGCTTACAAAACCCGACGTGGACGTGCCATCCTTGACCTCCCGTATAACGCTCATGCGCCTCCTCGCCGAAACAGTCGAGCGCTTACACGCCGTAGACTGGCTTCACAAGGGTCTCCGCTCCGC is a genomic window containing:
- a CDS encoding SPS1, Serine-threonine protein kinase encodes the protein MAELAIGSISFFFQVFAGCIQGYELIADACHLQKDCQALLVNFKIEQQRLLNWARTVGLDYRDDNLVLNHMSRGLMINIVKRQGWGESCSIGTMGQQKLLFSFGRMNKKYEKLSDPLLVEEAQEFVLRNSDMLIENGTNGSQDKDGKFVRFPPPEELVRMSVQFVQKFREVPKRLKWATFDQKKMEFLVSKLANLNDKMHEALDKAQTDRLIEMQQRANDQLVLLNRKMSLMVQIYQSQQTAGQTDLRRIYTLTDMEDSEYNGLADSGAITAHGAAHQPLAALAQQNFIHLAIEDSQIDLTASYAQKINMPDLPKDIHDTQLSFDDIHPKHGDEFPEDIEEGSRTEAFYHKTPVWIEWKTVETFGPRRDHSTMEAKIHARVKKLAALLSKNNRTVRFRAPFCRGYFIDTDESRFGLVFEKPASISPTTEPTSLHTLLTKPDVDVPSLTSRITLMRLLAETVERLHAVDWLHKGLRSANILLFPHNNPTGEMNYTDPFISGFDYSRPATNDELSETPSDDLAGDLYRHPSVQSRHNREDAGGRESYKKSFDLYSLGIVLLEIAYWKPIDVILGIDLDEAVPRDTRHVQRRLLNGEPRHLGWVRSFVGDTVEAVVRACLSGPEAFGLDKGADEKREVVAAMLQREFGERVVGRFAGMKGL